The sequence GGCTACGTGAGTCTCGAGGTCTCGCCCGCCCTCGCCTATGACGAGACGGGAACGGTCGCCGCCGCCGAACGCCTCCACGCCCAGGTGGACCGGCCCAATGTCCTCATCAAGGTACCGGCCACACCCCAGGGGGTGCTTGCCTTCGAGGCCCTCACCGCCCGCGGGATCAGCGTCAACGTCACCCTGATCTTTTCCCTGCTGCAGCACATGGAGGTCATGCGCGCCTATGTGCGGGGCATCGCCCGCTGGATCGAAGCCGGGGGTGACCCGCGCCGTGTCAAATCCGTGGCGAGCATCTTCCTGTCGCGGGTGGACACCTATGTGGACAAGCGGCTCGAAGCCCTCAACACACCGGAAGCCCTCGCCCTGCGGGGCAAGTCTGCCGTCGCCATGGCCAAGGTGGCCTACGGCCGCTACAAGGAACTCTTCCACGGACCGGAATTCGCGCCGCTGAAAGCAGCCGGTGCCCGTCCCCAGTATCCTCTGTGGGCCAGCACGGGCACCAAAAACCCGGCCTACAGCGATGTGCTCTACGTGGAACCCCTGATCGGGCCGGAAACCATCAACACCCTGCCGGATGCCACCCTTGCCGCCTTCCGAGACCACGGCCGCGCCGGGCCCACTCTGGAGGAAAACGCCGAACAGGCCCTCAACGACTACCTCACGCTGGAACGGCTGGGCATCAACATGCGGGATGTGGGCAGCGAACTGCAGGTCCAGGGCGTCAAACTCTTCCAGGATGCCTTCGACCAGTTGATCGCGTTGCTGCGCTGAAAAACACCGGCGGCACCGGGAAGGCTTTCTGCAAAAGCGCCGCCGCGTCCCTTCCAACTTCCTCCCCCGCGAACGGCGGCTCACCCCTCTTTCGGCGATGCAGACGGCAAGGCAATCCCGGGGGAGGCGCTGAAGCTCCGGGCAGCCCTGTTCTCCAGCAATGATGGGCAAAACCCCAATGGCGATCTCGCTGGGGCCTTCTACGCGCCCGCCCGGCCGCGGGCGCGGCCGCGCAGGAAATGGAAAAAGCCCGGCATGAGGGACACCGCGACGATGCCCAGGATGACCAGGGTGAGGTGGTCTTTGATGACGGGGACGTTGCCGAAAAAGAAACCCGCCCACACCAGGGAATTGATCCAGAGGATGGCGCCGGCGGCGCTGAAGGCGACGAAGCGCCCATAGGACATGCGGCCGATGCCGGCGACGAAGGGGGCGAAGGTGCGCAGGATAGGGAAGAAGCGGGCAAGGAGAATGGTCTTGCCGCCGTGGCGCCGGTAGAAGGCTTCGGTTTTTTCCAGGTGGGCGCGGTTGAGCCAGCGCGCCCCGCCACGAAACACCCGCGGTCCCAGGAAGCGCCCGATCCAGTAATTCGTGTTGTCGCCCAGAAACGCGGCCGCCATGAGCACCACCACGAGTGTCACTACGTCGATGCCATTGGCCACCGCCAGGGCGCCAGCGACGAAGAGCAGCGAATCACCGGGCAGAAAAGGGGTCACCACCAGGCCTGTTTCGCAAAAGATGATGAGAAACAGCACCAGGTAGAACCAGCTGCCGTAGTTCTCCAGCAGCCAGACCAGATGCTGGTCCAGATGCAGCAAGATGTCGATGAACTGGGTGATGAGTTCCACGGTGTTGCCAGCCTGATCGAATTTGGGTGCCAATCCTGCCCCGGCGCACCCCTAGGGCAGACGGAAAGACAAAGCCCTGGCCCCGCGTCCCCTGCCAAAGCCCTGGTGAAGCTACGCCTCGAAACGTCCCGTCTAGGGGAGCAACTCCGCTTCCTGCTTCTTCTCCGGCTTGATGAAGGCTTCGCGGGAGATACCGAGCCAGAGGACGATGGGGCTGGCCACCAAAATGGAGGAATAGGTGCCGACGACGATGCCGATGGTCAGCGCCAGCGCGAAGTAGAAGAGGATTTCGCCCCCCAGGAAGAGCACGGAGAACACCATCATCTGCGTGGTGACATGGGTCATGATGGTGCGCGACAGGGTTGCCGTGATGGCGTTGTCGATGATTTCGGCCAGCGTGCCCTTGCGCATCTTGCGGAAGTTTTCCCGGATGCGGTCGAACACCACCACGGTGTCGTTCACGGAATAGCCAAGGATGGCCAGCACCGCCGCCAGCACGGTGAGGGAGAATTCCCATTGGAAGGCGGCGAACATGCCGATGATGATCACCACGTCGTGCAGGGTGGCGGCAATGGCGGCGATGGCGAACTGCCACTCGAAGCGTACCCACAGGTAGATGACGATGCCGATGGAGACCAGCAGCAACGCCAGCGAGCCGTCGTAGAGCAGCTCCTGCCCCACCTGCGGGCCGACGAATTCCACCCGCTGCAGGGTGACGTCGGGACTTTGCGCACGCAGCACCTGCATGACCGCTTCGGAAACCTGCGCCGTGGTCAGCCCGGGCTTCACCGGCAGCCGCACCAGCACATCGCGCGCGGTGCCGAAGTTCTGCACACTCGCTTCGCCATAACCGTGTGCGGCAAGCTGGGCGCGGATTTTCTGCAGCTCCGCCGGCGCCGCATAACGCACCTCGAGCACGGTGC comes from Burkholderiales bacterium and encodes:
- the tal gene encoding transaldolase; the protein is MQRDAVFPAATHGLLAIRRYGQSIWLDNLSRTLLREGGLARYIEADGVTGVTSNPAIFQKAISDSPYYRDDIARLKQSGLSPEERFEALAIPDVREACDLLRPVWEQRGGDDGYVSLEVSPALAYDETGTVAAAERLHAQVDRPNVLIKVPATPQGVLAFEALTARGISVNVTLIFSLLQHMEVMRAYVRGIARWIEAGGDPRRVKSVASIFLSRVDTYVDKRLEALNTPEALALRGKSAVAMAKVAYGRYKELFHGPEFAPLKAAGARPQYPLWASTGTKNPAYSDVLYVEPLIGPETINTLPDATLAAFRDHGRAGPTLEENAEQALNDYLTLERLGINMRDVGSELQVQGVKLFQDAFDQLIALLR
- a CDS encoding DedA family protein, whose translation is MELITQFIDILLHLDQHLVWLLENYGSWFYLVLFLIIFCETGLVVTPFLPGDSLLFVAGALAVANGIDVVTLVVVLMAAAFLGDNTNYWIGRFLGPRVFRGGARWLNRAHLEKTEAFYRRHGGKTILLARFFPILRTFAPFVAGIGRMSYGRFVAFSAAGAILWINSLVWAGFFFGNVPVIKDHLTLVILGIVAVSLMPGFFHFLRGRARGRAGA
- the secF gene encoding protein translocase subunit SecF — its product is MEFFRIQRDIPFMKYAKVTSFVSLATFLLAVFFLVWKGLNLGVDFTGGTVLEVRYAAPAELQKIRAQLAAHGYGEASVQNFGTARDVLVRLPVKPGLTTAQVSEAVMQVLRAQSPDVTLQRVEFVGPQVGQELLYDGSLALLLVSIGIVIYLWVRFEWQFAIAAIAATLHDVVIIIGMFAAFQWEFSLTVLAAVLAILGYSVNDTVVVFDRIRENFRKMRKGTLAEIIDNAITATLSRTIMTHVTTQMMVFSVLFLGGEILFYFALALTIGIVVGTYSSILVASPIVLWLGISREAFIKPEKKQEAELLP